In Erigeron canadensis isolate Cc75 chromosome 1, C_canadensis_v1, whole genome shotgun sequence, a single window of DNA contains:
- the LOC122585964 gene encoding protein transport protein SEC16B homolog isoform X1 — MAANPLFNVEDTDEDFFDKLVDDDDDIKDYNINSNNSKVNAPSLSLNKEISDIDDSEDAKAFANLSLSDDFGKLVVEEGVKDLSLVDNDVKDESLESKNVETSRLVNSNSFAFDNVEGVGNEVGKIEQKLESENPGNGSGDGFGVKEVQWGAFDSDYPDFFNEFGDGLGDQIGKEDSFFGGESNGVVKDVVQVKNVNDHSQHVPTAINDYSQQFQTVGNDYSQHVPAVVNDYSQQVQGDQVYANMGEQGMDGQDPYPGWKYDSNTGQWYQVDESYNTSSYDSNYAQGDNIANSAFDWTGSNEKSEVSYLQQSAQPVVAALAETGKTENVTSWNSASQTNESFSQWSQGSQDNNKVYPSHMVFDPLYPGWYYDMNVQEWRSLDEYNSQSTVVTQDPVNQNGSGSSNAYYGNDGKTHGGHGELEQKQDYSRNGSFSNAEQQSSTTWQPNAERQSSTMWQPNAEQQSSTTWKPNAEQQSSIMWQPNAEQSSTMWQPNAEQQSSTMWQPNYVANSATRNSQQSANQYSTNFNVDNHVNQQQYYDNRGTMASSNTATQINNEFPTVSGSQPFVPFSPPLSQPLEQNEMMNVPKGYGNQNQLSYLQQHVQSNYHTSNGYTTGRSSAGRPPHALVTFGFGGKLIVMKDSNNVMNASYGGQDSNSGSISVHNLAEVVTGGARVHDYIQTLCQQPLPGPLSSGNVGAKELTRWIDDRITHNETSDVDYKQGEDVRLLLSLLKIGSQHYGKLRSPFGSDTTLKDNDAPEVAVARLFASVKNTAESNNYGSYAHCLQQVPSERQTRETAAEVQTLLVSGRKKEALLRAQEGQLWGPALVLAAQLGDQFYVETVKKMALQLVPGSPLRTLCLLIAGQPADVFAADVTTDGVNPSAINMSQQPTQSQISINGMLDDWEDNLAVITANRTKDDELVLIHLGDCLWKERSNIIAAHICYLVAEASFEPYSDTARLCLIGADHWKHPRTYASPEAIQRTEVYEYSKMLGNSQFTLLPFQPYKLIYAYMLAEVGRVPDSLKYCQAIMKTLKTGRNPEVETWRQLIISLEDRLKTHQQGGFSTNLAPGKIGRKVLNFFDSAAQIVVGGLPPPVPSTSGGVADYNQPPKASRVLTSQSTMAMSSLMPSASLEPTNQGDGNNRMMMHNRSASEPDFGRSPRQDQDETSKVNSADSQSKASGSVSRFSRFGFGSGLFQKTVGKVLKPRQDKQAKLGDTNKFYYDEKLKRWVEEGVDPPAEEAALAPPPTMATFQNGSPDYSLKSALRTESVNSGSSEFTSPTPSSHNSGIPPIPATSNQFSARGRMGVRARYVDTFNKGGGNATNLFQPPSVPTIKPPATSPNPTFFVPTAAPVVEQPADVASNKLQQNTTPDDSTPPFSSRASSLSMSMPKFASMGDISKGGTSTSASSYANQSMSRRTLSWSGSANQDFSASGNELQAFGGVSGAFIPNQTGSMHSSNDDLQEVEL; from the exons ATGGCTGCAAATCCTCTGTTTAATGTGGAGGATACTGATGaagatttttttgataaattagttgatgatgatgatgatattaaGGATTATAATATCAATAGCAATAATAGTAAGGTTAATGCTCCATCACTGTCTTTAAATAAGGAGATTAGTGATATCGATGATTCGGAGGATGCTAAAGCTTTTGCTAATTTGAGTCTTAGTGATGATTTTGGGAAATTAGTTGTAGAGGAAGGTGTTAAAGATTTGAGTTTGGTGGATAATGATGTAAAAGATGAGAGCTTGGAGAGTAAGAATGTGGAAACGAGTCGGTTAGTGAATTCaaattcgtttgcttttgataacgtGGAGGGAGTTGGTAATGAGGTAGGTAAGATTGAGCAGAAGTTGGAAAGTGAGAATCCGGGGAATGGTTCTGGAGATGGTTTTGGTGTTAAGGAGGTGCAGTGGGGTGCTTTTGATTCTGATTACCCGGATTTCTTTAACGAGTTTGGAGATGGGTTGGGTGATCAGATAGGGAAAGAGGATAGTTTTTTTGGCGGCGAATCAAATGGGGTGGTAAAGGATGTCGTGCAGGTGAAGAATGTTAATGATCACTCGCAACACGTTCCAACAGCTATTAATGATTACTCACAGCAATTTCAGACTGTTGGTAATGATTACTCACAGCATGTTCCGGCAGTTGTTAATGACTACTCACAGCAAGTGCAAGGGGATCAAGTGTATGCAAACATGGGGGAGCAAGGAATGGATGGTCAAGATCCGTATCCCGGATGGAAATATGATTCGAATACTGGACAATGGTATCAAGTAGATGAAAGTTATAACACAAGTAGTTATGATTCAAATTATGCACAGGGGGATAATATCGCGAATTCCGCTTTTGATTGGACTGGTTCCAATGAAAAATCAGAGGTTTCTTACTTGCAGCAATCTGCCCAACCTGTCGTGGCTGCTTTAGCAGAAACAGGCAAAACTGAAAATGTTACAAGTTGGAATTCGGCTTCTCAAACTAATGAAAGTTTTTCACAGTGGAGTCAGGGCTCACAAGATAATAACAAGGTGTATCCGTCACATATGGTTTTTGATCCCCTATACCCTGGTTGGTATTATGATATGAATGTCCAAGAATGGAGATCTTTGGATGAATATAATTCACAATCAACTGTTGTAACTCAGGACCCGGTTAACCAAAATGGGTCCGGGTCAAGCAATGCTTATTATGGAAATGATGGGAAAACACATGGTGGGCATGGAGAGTTGGAACAGAAGCAAGATTATAGCCGGAATGGTTCTTTTAGCAATGCTGAACAACAGAGTTCAACAACGTGGCAACCTAATGCTGAACGACAGAGTTCAACAATGTGGCAACCTAATGCTGAACAACAGAGTTCAACAACGTGGAAACCTAATGCTGAACAACAGAGTTCAATAATGTGGCAACCTAATGCTGAACAGAGTTCAACAATGTGGCAACCTAATGCTGAACAACAGAGTTCAACAATGTGGCAACCTAATTACGTTGCCAACAGTGCGACTAGAAACAGCCAACAATCAGCAAATCAGTATAGCACTAACTTTAATGTAGATAACCATGTAAATCAACAACAATATTATGATAATAGGGGAACTATGGCTTCTTCTAACACAGCTACCCAGATTAATAACGAGTTCCCTACTGTTTCTGGTTCTCAACCGTTTGTTCCTTTTAGTCCGCCACTAAGTCAGCCACTGGAGCAAAACGAGATGATGAATGTCCCAAAGGGTTATGGCAATCAGAATCAGCTGAGCTATTTGCAGCAACATGTTCAAAGTAATTATCACACATCTAATGGCTATACTACAGGAAGGTCATCGGCTGGCCGCCCTCCTCATGCATTGGTTACATTTGGTTTTGGTGGGAAACTGATTGTGATGAAAGATAGTAACAATGTGATGAATGCATCCTATGGAGGCCAG GATTCAAATTCTGGGTCAATATCTGTTCATAACTTAGCAGAAGTTGTCACTGGAGGAGCACGTGTACATGACTACATTCAAACACTCTGCCAGCAACCGCTTCCTGGTCCACTGTCTAGTGGAAATGTTGGCGCTAAAGAGCTGACAAGATGGATTGATGATAGAATTACACACAATGAAACTTCTGATGTAGATTACAAGCAAGGTGAAGATGTAAGATTGCTTCTTTCCTTGCTGAAAATAGGTTCACAGCACTATGGCAAATTGAGATCTCCCTTTGGCTCAGATACTACCTTAAAG GATAACGATGCCCCAGAAGTAGCCGTTGCTAGGCTGTTTGCATCCGTGAAGAACACTGCTGAATCCAATAATTATGGTTCTTATGCTCATTGCTTGCAACAAGTACCTTCGGAAAGACAAACTCGG gaaactgctgctgaagtccAAACTCTGCTTGTTTCTGGTAGAAAAAAAGAGGCTCTTCTTCGTGCACAAGAAGGTCAACTGTGGGGGCCGGCACTTGTTCTTGCTGCACAACTTGGTGATCAG TTTTATGTAGAGACAGTTAAGAAAATGGCTCTTCAGTTGGTACCAGGATCACCGTTGCGGACATTATGTCTGCTTATTGCTGGTCAACCTGCAGATGTGTTTGCAGCTGATGTTACAACAGATGGAGTCAACCCTTCTGCCATAAATATGTCCCAACAGCCTACACAG TCTCAAATTAGCATCAATGGTATGCTTGATGACTGGGAGGATAATTTGGCAGTAATCACTGCTAACAGAACAAAAGATGACGAGTTGGTGCTTATTCATCTTGGAGACTGTTTGTGGAAAGAAAGGAGTAAT ATTATCGCGGCACACATATGTTACTTAGTTGCAGAAGCGAGCTTTGAGCCATATTCAGACACTGCTAGACTGTGTCTTATTGGTGCAGACCACTGGAAACATCCCCGAACATATGCCTCCCCGGAAGCTATACAG AGGACAGAGGTGTATGAATATTCAAAGATGCTTGGAAACTCTCAGTTCACCTTGTTACCATTTCAACCGTATAAGCTTATATACGCTTACATGTTGGCTGAAGTCGGAAGAGTGCCAGACTCCCTGAA GTATTGTCAAGCCATAATGAAAACGTTAAAAACTGGACGAAACCCTGAGGTGGAAACTTGGAGACAACTGATTATATCCTTGGAGGATAGATTAAAAACTCACCAACAG GGTGGGTTCTCTACAAATTTAGCTCCTGGTAAAATAGGTCGTAAAGTTCTGAACTTTTTTGATAGCGCTGCACAGATTGTTGTTGGTGGTTTACCACCACCTGTTCCATCTACATCTGGCGGTGTTGCCGACTATAACCAACCACCAAAGGCGTCTAGAGTATTAACTAGTCAATCAACAATGGCAATGTCGTCCTTAATGCCATCTGCATCTTTGGAGCCTACCAATCAGGGTGATGGAAACAACAGAATGATGATGCATAACCGAAGTGCTTCCGAACCTGATTTTGGTCGATCTCCCAGGCAG GACCAGGATGAAACATCGAAGGTTAACTCCGCAGATTCACAAAGTAAAGCATCTGGGAGTGTTTCAAGGTTCAGTCGCTTTGGTTTTGGCTCTGGGCTATTCCAAAAGACGGTGGGCAAGGTGTTAAAACCTCGCCAAGACAAACAG GCGAAATTAGGTGACACAAATAAATTTTACTACGATGAAAAGCTTAAGAGATGGGTGGAAGAAGGTGTTGACCCGCCAGCAGAGGAAGCAGCCCTtgctccaccaccaacaatggCAACGTTCCAAAATGGATCACCAGATTATAGCTTAAAGAGTGCATTAAGAACTGAATCTGTCAACAGTGGGAGCTCGGAATTCACCAGCCCTACTCCCTCAAGTCACAATTCAGGAATTCCACCAATTCCAGCTACATCAAACCAGTTTTCTGCTCGCGGAAGGATGGGGGTTCGAGCAAG GTATGTTGACACTTTCAACAAAGGTGGCGGAAATGCGACCAACTTATTCCAGCCGCCTTCTGTCCCTACTATCAAACCACCTGCAACAAGTCCAAACCCGACATTTTTTGTTCCCACAGCTGCCCCTGTAGTAGAACAGCCAGCTGATGTGGCTTCTAACAAGTTGCAACAAAACACAACACCCGATGACTCAACTCCCCCATTCTCTTCTCGGGCTAGCTCATTATCAATGAGCATGCCCAAGTTTGCATCCATGGGTGATATTTCAAAAGGGGGAACATCAACATCAGCATCTTCATATGCCAATCAGTCCATGTCACGAAGAACACTTTCATGGAGTGGAAGTGCCAATCAAGATTTTTCAGCTTCTGGTAATGAATTGCAAGCATTTGGAGGGGTCTCGGGTGCGTTTATTCCAAATCAGACTGGTTCTATGCACTCGTCGAATGATGATCTTCAAGAAGTTGAACTTTAG
- the LOC122585964 gene encoding protein transport protein SEC16B homolog isoform X2 encodes MAANPLFNVEDTDEDFFDKLVDDDDDIKDYNINSNNSKVNAPSLSLNKEISDIDDSEDAKAFANLSLSDDFGKLVVEEGVKDLSLVDNDVKDESLESKNVETSRLVNSNSFAFDNVEGVGNEVGKIEQKLESENPGNGSGDGFGVKEVQWGAFDSDYPDFFNEFGDGLGDQIGKEDSFFGGESNGVVKDVVQVKNVNDHSQHVPTAINDYSQQFQTVGNDYSQHVPAVVNDYSQQVQGDQVYANMGEQGMDGQDPYPGWKYDSNTGQWYQVDESYNTSSYDSNYAQGDNIANSAFDWTGSNEKSEVSYLQQSAQPVVAALAETGKTENVTSWNSASQTNESFSQWSQGSQDNNKVYPSHMVFDPLYPGWYYDMNVQEWRSLDEYNSQSTVVTQDPVNQNGSGSSNAYYGNDGKTHGGHGELEQKQDYSRNGSFSNAEQQSSTTWQPNAERQSSTMWQPNAEQQSSTTWKPNAEQQSSIMWQPNAEQSSTMWQPNAEQQSSTMWQPNYVANSATRNSQQSANQYSTNFNVDNHVNQQQYYDNRGTMASSNTATQINNEFPTVSGSQPFVPFSPPLSQPLEQNEMMNVPKGYGNQNQLSYLQQHVQSNYHTSNGYTTGRSSAGRPPHALVTFGFGGKLIVMKDSNNVMNASYGGQDSNSGSISVHNLAEVVTGGARVHDYIQTLCQQPLPGPLSSGNVGAKELTRWIDDRITHNETSDVDYKQGEDVRLLLSLLKIGSQHYGKLRSPFGSDTTLKDNDAPEVAVARLFASVKNTAESNNYGSYAHCLQQVPSERQTRETAAEVQTLLVSGRKKEALLRAQEGQLWGPALVLAAQLGDQFYVETVKKMALQLVPGSPLRTLCLLIAGQPADVFAADVTTDGVNPSAINMSQQPTQSQISINGMLDDWEDNLAVITANRTKDDELVLIHLGDCLWKERSNIIAAHICYLVAEASFEPYSDTARLCLIGADHWKHPRTYASPEAIQRTEVYEYSKMLGNSQFTLLPFQPYKLIYAYMLAEVGRVPDSLKYCQAIMKTLKTGRNPEVETWRQLIISLEDRLKTHQQGGFSTNLAPGKIGRKVLNFFDSAAQIVVGGLPPPVPSTSGGVADYNQPPKASRVLTSQSTMAMSSLMPSASLEPTNQGDGNNRMMMHNRSASEPDFGRSPRQDETSKVNSADSQSKASGSVSRFSRFGFGSGLFQKTVGKVLKPRQDKQAKLGDTNKFYYDEKLKRWVEEGVDPPAEEAALAPPPTMATFQNGSPDYSLKSALRTESVNSGSSEFTSPTPSSHNSGIPPIPATSNQFSARGRMGVRARYVDTFNKGGGNATNLFQPPSVPTIKPPATSPNPTFFVPTAAPVVEQPADVASNKLQQNTTPDDSTPPFSSRASSLSMSMPKFASMGDISKGGTSTSASSYANQSMSRRTLSWSGSANQDFSASGNELQAFGGVSGAFIPNQTGSMHSSNDDLQEVEL; translated from the exons ATGGCTGCAAATCCTCTGTTTAATGTGGAGGATACTGATGaagatttttttgataaattagttgatgatgatgatgatattaaGGATTATAATATCAATAGCAATAATAGTAAGGTTAATGCTCCATCACTGTCTTTAAATAAGGAGATTAGTGATATCGATGATTCGGAGGATGCTAAAGCTTTTGCTAATTTGAGTCTTAGTGATGATTTTGGGAAATTAGTTGTAGAGGAAGGTGTTAAAGATTTGAGTTTGGTGGATAATGATGTAAAAGATGAGAGCTTGGAGAGTAAGAATGTGGAAACGAGTCGGTTAGTGAATTCaaattcgtttgcttttgataacgtGGAGGGAGTTGGTAATGAGGTAGGTAAGATTGAGCAGAAGTTGGAAAGTGAGAATCCGGGGAATGGTTCTGGAGATGGTTTTGGTGTTAAGGAGGTGCAGTGGGGTGCTTTTGATTCTGATTACCCGGATTTCTTTAACGAGTTTGGAGATGGGTTGGGTGATCAGATAGGGAAAGAGGATAGTTTTTTTGGCGGCGAATCAAATGGGGTGGTAAAGGATGTCGTGCAGGTGAAGAATGTTAATGATCACTCGCAACACGTTCCAACAGCTATTAATGATTACTCACAGCAATTTCAGACTGTTGGTAATGATTACTCACAGCATGTTCCGGCAGTTGTTAATGACTACTCACAGCAAGTGCAAGGGGATCAAGTGTATGCAAACATGGGGGAGCAAGGAATGGATGGTCAAGATCCGTATCCCGGATGGAAATATGATTCGAATACTGGACAATGGTATCAAGTAGATGAAAGTTATAACACAAGTAGTTATGATTCAAATTATGCACAGGGGGATAATATCGCGAATTCCGCTTTTGATTGGACTGGTTCCAATGAAAAATCAGAGGTTTCTTACTTGCAGCAATCTGCCCAACCTGTCGTGGCTGCTTTAGCAGAAACAGGCAAAACTGAAAATGTTACAAGTTGGAATTCGGCTTCTCAAACTAATGAAAGTTTTTCACAGTGGAGTCAGGGCTCACAAGATAATAACAAGGTGTATCCGTCACATATGGTTTTTGATCCCCTATACCCTGGTTGGTATTATGATATGAATGTCCAAGAATGGAGATCTTTGGATGAATATAATTCACAATCAACTGTTGTAACTCAGGACCCGGTTAACCAAAATGGGTCCGGGTCAAGCAATGCTTATTATGGAAATGATGGGAAAACACATGGTGGGCATGGAGAGTTGGAACAGAAGCAAGATTATAGCCGGAATGGTTCTTTTAGCAATGCTGAACAACAGAGTTCAACAACGTGGCAACCTAATGCTGAACGACAGAGTTCAACAATGTGGCAACCTAATGCTGAACAACAGAGTTCAACAACGTGGAAACCTAATGCTGAACAACAGAGTTCAATAATGTGGCAACCTAATGCTGAACAGAGTTCAACAATGTGGCAACCTAATGCTGAACAACAGAGTTCAACAATGTGGCAACCTAATTACGTTGCCAACAGTGCGACTAGAAACAGCCAACAATCAGCAAATCAGTATAGCACTAACTTTAATGTAGATAACCATGTAAATCAACAACAATATTATGATAATAGGGGAACTATGGCTTCTTCTAACACAGCTACCCAGATTAATAACGAGTTCCCTACTGTTTCTGGTTCTCAACCGTTTGTTCCTTTTAGTCCGCCACTAAGTCAGCCACTGGAGCAAAACGAGATGATGAATGTCCCAAAGGGTTATGGCAATCAGAATCAGCTGAGCTATTTGCAGCAACATGTTCAAAGTAATTATCACACATCTAATGGCTATACTACAGGAAGGTCATCGGCTGGCCGCCCTCCTCATGCATTGGTTACATTTGGTTTTGGTGGGAAACTGATTGTGATGAAAGATAGTAACAATGTGATGAATGCATCCTATGGAGGCCAG GATTCAAATTCTGGGTCAATATCTGTTCATAACTTAGCAGAAGTTGTCACTGGAGGAGCACGTGTACATGACTACATTCAAACACTCTGCCAGCAACCGCTTCCTGGTCCACTGTCTAGTGGAAATGTTGGCGCTAAAGAGCTGACAAGATGGATTGATGATAGAATTACACACAATGAAACTTCTGATGTAGATTACAAGCAAGGTGAAGATGTAAGATTGCTTCTTTCCTTGCTGAAAATAGGTTCACAGCACTATGGCAAATTGAGATCTCCCTTTGGCTCAGATACTACCTTAAAG GATAACGATGCCCCAGAAGTAGCCGTTGCTAGGCTGTTTGCATCCGTGAAGAACACTGCTGAATCCAATAATTATGGTTCTTATGCTCATTGCTTGCAACAAGTACCTTCGGAAAGACAAACTCGG gaaactgctgctgaagtccAAACTCTGCTTGTTTCTGGTAGAAAAAAAGAGGCTCTTCTTCGTGCACAAGAAGGTCAACTGTGGGGGCCGGCACTTGTTCTTGCTGCACAACTTGGTGATCAG TTTTATGTAGAGACAGTTAAGAAAATGGCTCTTCAGTTGGTACCAGGATCACCGTTGCGGACATTATGTCTGCTTATTGCTGGTCAACCTGCAGATGTGTTTGCAGCTGATGTTACAACAGATGGAGTCAACCCTTCTGCCATAAATATGTCCCAACAGCCTACACAG TCTCAAATTAGCATCAATGGTATGCTTGATGACTGGGAGGATAATTTGGCAGTAATCACTGCTAACAGAACAAAAGATGACGAGTTGGTGCTTATTCATCTTGGAGACTGTTTGTGGAAAGAAAGGAGTAAT ATTATCGCGGCACACATATGTTACTTAGTTGCAGAAGCGAGCTTTGAGCCATATTCAGACACTGCTAGACTGTGTCTTATTGGTGCAGACCACTGGAAACATCCCCGAACATATGCCTCCCCGGAAGCTATACAG AGGACAGAGGTGTATGAATATTCAAAGATGCTTGGAAACTCTCAGTTCACCTTGTTACCATTTCAACCGTATAAGCTTATATACGCTTACATGTTGGCTGAAGTCGGAAGAGTGCCAGACTCCCTGAA GTATTGTCAAGCCATAATGAAAACGTTAAAAACTGGACGAAACCCTGAGGTGGAAACTTGGAGACAACTGATTATATCCTTGGAGGATAGATTAAAAACTCACCAACAG GGTGGGTTCTCTACAAATTTAGCTCCTGGTAAAATAGGTCGTAAAGTTCTGAACTTTTTTGATAGCGCTGCACAGATTGTTGTTGGTGGTTTACCACCACCTGTTCCATCTACATCTGGCGGTGTTGCCGACTATAACCAACCACCAAAGGCGTCTAGAGTATTAACTAGTCAATCAACAATGGCAATGTCGTCCTTAATGCCATCTGCATCTTTGGAGCCTACCAATCAGGGTGATGGAAACAACAGAATGATGATGCATAACCGAAGTGCTTCCGAACCTGATTTTGGTCGATCTCCCAGGCAG GATGAAACATCGAAGGTTAACTCCGCAGATTCACAAAGTAAAGCATCTGGGAGTGTTTCAAGGTTCAGTCGCTTTGGTTTTGGCTCTGGGCTATTCCAAAAGACGGTGGGCAAGGTGTTAAAACCTCGCCAAGACAAACAG GCGAAATTAGGTGACACAAATAAATTTTACTACGATGAAAAGCTTAAGAGATGGGTGGAAGAAGGTGTTGACCCGCCAGCAGAGGAAGCAGCCCTtgctccaccaccaacaatggCAACGTTCCAAAATGGATCACCAGATTATAGCTTAAAGAGTGCATTAAGAACTGAATCTGTCAACAGTGGGAGCTCGGAATTCACCAGCCCTACTCCCTCAAGTCACAATTCAGGAATTCCACCAATTCCAGCTACATCAAACCAGTTTTCTGCTCGCGGAAGGATGGGGGTTCGAGCAAG GTATGTTGACACTTTCAACAAAGGTGGCGGAAATGCGACCAACTTATTCCAGCCGCCTTCTGTCCCTACTATCAAACCACCTGCAACAAGTCCAAACCCGACATTTTTTGTTCCCACAGCTGCCCCTGTAGTAGAACAGCCAGCTGATGTGGCTTCTAACAAGTTGCAACAAAACACAACACCCGATGACTCAACTCCCCCATTCTCTTCTCGGGCTAGCTCATTATCAATGAGCATGCCCAAGTTTGCATCCATGGGTGATATTTCAAAAGGGGGAACATCAACATCAGCATCTTCATATGCCAATCAGTCCATGTCACGAAGAACACTTTCATGGAGTGGAAGTGCCAATCAAGATTTTTCAGCTTCTGGTAATGAATTGCAAGCATTTGGAGGGGTCTCGGGTGCGTTTATTCCAAATCAGACTGGTTCTATGCACTCGTCGAATGATGATCTTCAAGAAGTTGAACTTTAG
- the LOC122585757 gene encoding uncharacterized protein LOC122585757 isoform X1, producing the protein MDLKSSVTTPADATSEQPPSYDHESHYYPPQQYVYDASYYYQHYYYPFYYYQQLQNDGSGSGTLGPGPFQDPHSGVAQFAAGGHHHFRPSGVHFPYRGGAPFRGDGRGKSAGRGRGRGGRQGLPSVASSSDPESSSQANAQPVRIAWCELCRVDCTSKEILEQHNNGKRHKKNLQKLQNMKITYEPVSEIQKDENSLVQGTEADVQSKIVATDSKVEVKEHDIQETKPRLKRKIKGGSRGGRGGKRMKPTGPPRPKVVIPLMCDLCNVKCDTQEVFNRHTAGKKHMTKVKRFEGHQAMYGPTAVQVLYPPNPLSQTLGPQTAYYGAPESYGAPPMVYIPPPQAQNPNPQLADAPLEFGTQKAVSEPQVANVSAGESYAGNGVQ; encoded by the exons ATGGATTTAAAATCATCGGTAACCACTCCGGCGGATGCAACCTCCGAACAACCACCATCATACGATCATGAATCCCATTATTATCCACCACAACAATACGTATATGATGCTTCTTATTATTACcaacattattattatcctttttattattatcaacaaCTACAAAATGATGGATCAGGATCCGGAACTTTAGGGCCAGGTCCGTTTCAGGATCCGCATTCTGGAGTCGCTCAATTTGCGGCCGGAGGACATCATCATTTTCGGCCTTCG GGCGTTCACTTTCCCTACAGGGGTGGAGCTCCATTCAGAGGTGACGGCCGAGGAAAATCTGCAGGGCGTGGAAGAGGTAGGGGTGGTAGGCAAGGTCTACCATCAGTTGCATCATCTTCTGATCCTGAATCTTCATCACAGGCCAATGCCCAACCTGTCCGGATTGCATGGTGTGAATTGTGTCGGGTGGACTGCACCAGTAAAGAAATCCTCGAGCAACACAATAACGGGAAACGCCACAAAAAGAATCTCCAAAAGTTgcaaaatatgaaaattacGTACGAACCAGTTTCCGAAATACAAAAAGACGAAAATAGCCTTGTCCAAGGAACTGAAGCAGACGTCCAAAGCAAGATTGTTGCTACTGATAGCAAAGTAGAGGTCAAGGAACATGacatccaagaaacaaaacctcggttgaaaaggaaaataaaaggCGGCAGccgtggtggtcgtggtggtaAACGTATGAAGCCTACTGGCCCACCAAGGCCGAAAGTGGTAATCCCACTGATGTGTGATTTGTGCAATGTAAAATGTGATACACAGGAAGTCTTTAACCGCCATACTGCTGGTAAGAAACACATGACTAAAGTCAAACGCTTTGAGGGCCACCAAGCCATGTATGGTCCCACTGCTGTTCAGGTCCTTTACCCACCTAACCCTCTTTCACAGACACTAGGGCCTCAAACAGCTTATTATGGTGCACCGGAATCATATGGTGCCCCACCAATGGTTTATATACCACCCCCTCAAGCCCAGAACCCTAACCCACAACTTGCTGATGCACCTCTTGAATTTGGCACCCAAAAAGCTGTATCTGAACCTCAAGTTGCAAACGTGTCAGCTGGAGAATCATATGCCGGCAATGGAGTTCAGTAA
- the LOC122585757 gene encoding uncharacterized protein LOC122585757 isoform X2, producing the protein MWRARFKVPCCSMTPDTSDAIEDVEQQSVLLLLNSYGGGVNVSKEKQRAFTFPTGVELHSEVTAEENLQGVEEANAQPVRIAWCELCRVDCTSKEILEQHNNGKRHKKNLQKLQNMKITYEPVSEIQKDENSLVQGTEADVQSKIVATDSKVEVKEHDIQETKPRLKRKIKGGSRGGRGGKRMKPTGPPRPKVVIPLMCDLCNVKCDTQEVFNRHTAGKKHMTKVKRFEGHQAMYGPTAVQVLYPPNPLSQTLGPQTAYYGAPESYGAPPMVYIPPPQAQNPNPQLADAPLEFGTQKAVSEPQVANVSAGESYAGNGVQ; encoded by the exons ATGTGGAGAGCAAGGTTTAAAGTTCCATGCTGCTCAATGACCCCGGATACAAGTGATGCAATTGAGGATGTGGAACAACAATCGgttcttttacttttaaattcttACGGAGGAGGAGTGAATGTATCAAAGGAGAAACAAAG GGCGTTCACTTTCCCTACAGGGGTGGAGCTCCATTCAGAGGTGACGGCCGAGGAAAATCTGCAGGGCGTGGAAGAG GCCAATGCCCAACCTGTCCGGATTGCATGGTGTGAATTGTGTCGGGTGGACTGCACCAGTAAAGAAATCCTCGAGCAACACAATAACGGGAAACGCCACAAAAAGAATCTCCAAAAGTTgcaaaatatgaaaattacGTACGAACCAGTTTCCGAAATACAAAAAGACGAAAATAGCCTTGTCCAAGGAACTGAAGCAGACGTCCAAAGCAAGATTGTTGCTACTGATAGCAAAGTAGAGGTCAAGGAACATGacatccaagaaacaaaacctcggttgaaaaggaaaataaaaggCGGCAGccgtggtggtcgtggtggtaAACGTATGAAGCCTACTGGCCCACCAAGGCCGAAAGTGGTAATCCCACTGATGTGTGATTTGTGCAATGTAAAATGTGATACACAGGAAGTCTTTAACCGCCATACTGCTGGTAAGAAACACATGACTAAAGTCAAACGCTTTGAGGGCCACCAAGCCATGTATGGTCCCACTGCTGTTCAGGTCCTTTACCCACCTAACCCTCTTTCACAGACACTAGGGCCTCAAACAGCTTATTATGGTGCACCGGAATCATATGGTGCCCCACCAATGGTTTATATACCACCCCCTCAAGCCCAGAACCCTAACCCACAACTTGCTGATGCACCTCTTGAATTTGGCACCCAAAAAGCTGTATCTGAACCTCAAGTTGCAAACGTGTCAGCTGGAGAATCATATGCCGGCAATGGAGTTCAGTAA